One window of uncultured Methanoregula sp. genomic DNA carries:
- a CDS encoding cation:dicarboxylase symporter family transporter codes for MKLPRLSLSLWILISVILGISAGLFFGELCSALAPLTDAFIKIWQITVLPSVAVSLIVGVGSLRRDTAKTFVLKAALVILLIWIICIAGYFTFQMAFPPRVDASFFSTQALGDKTAIDLTSQFIPANPFGSLSNGIIPATVIFCLLLGFALMQDNGNGPVMNVLRVLMEALGRIMQYVSWTFPVGIFVITAVFIGSLTFEGFLDLQVYLITLAAAGILIGFVAMPLLITCFTSFRYRDILSAVSEPVILAFATGNEFITLPLIAEKVKTLFEGRQKDPGDPGGNDSGRAAGPHPDPAREDIQSQTGILVPIAYTFPMLGELAPLLFILFVAWSYQSPLDLFQQAELILVGIPTMFGSANLAVMPLLSLLHLPTDAYHLFVSAGVIHYSIVAPLTVMSIFTFTILTLTLTTNQARFRWKRAALSLAVVAGLGALMIFGLHAGFTSLLAGTYHDDEQISHIQMPPDISGKPLDRIVNTTVYLRRADVPPIDPTKYGSADEVRQIRERGVLRVGYNENNVPFAFFNGRGELVGYDIEMAYDLARELNVSRIEFVPLTKPSEMPEALESGYCDIVMCAVMVNRDRIEQLKFTDPYVDVHLAFVVPDGTKEKFVKLEDVQKMDGLKVAVYNNTGLVDIARQRLPLATIVPIDSANEFFEDRKADVLMIPAEEGYTLTLKYPFYDVAIVEPHDVYKMMYAYAVAKNSSESYLMALNYWIRMEKDYGLLDQKYDYWVQGKIPSTDEPRWSVMRNVLHWVN; via the coding sequence ATGAAACTGCCCCGGCTCAGCCTCTCTCTCTGGATCCTGATCAGCGTAATCCTCGGCATTTCCGCGGGGCTGTTTTTCGGCGAGCTCTGCTCGGCACTGGCACCGCTCACCGATGCATTCATCAAGATCTGGCAGATCACTGTCCTCCCTTCCGTTGCCGTCTCGCTGATTGTCGGCGTGGGAAGCCTGAGGCGGGACACGGCAAAGACCTTCGTGCTCAAGGCGGCCCTGGTCATCCTGCTGATCTGGATCATCTGCATTGCCGGGTATTTCACATTCCAGATGGCATTTCCCCCGAGAGTGGATGCCTCGTTCTTCAGCACCCAGGCCCTGGGCGATAAGACCGCAATCGACCTTACCAGCCAGTTCATACCCGCAAATCCCTTCGGTTCCTTATCGAACGGGATCATCCCGGCCACCGTGATCTTCTGCCTGCTCCTGGGCTTTGCCCTGATGCAGGATAACGGGAACGGGCCGGTGATGAACGTTCTTCGCGTCCTCATGGAGGCGCTCGGCCGCATCATGCAGTACGTTTCCTGGACCTTTCCCGTTGGTATCTTTGTCATTACCGCCGTGTTCATCGGGTCCCTGACGTTCGAGGGGTTTTTGGATCTCCAGGTGTACCTCATCACCCTCGCTGCTGCCGGCATCCTGATCGGTTTCGTTGCCATGCCCCTTTTGATTACCTGCTTCACCTCCTTCCGTTACCGGGACATTCTCTCCGCTGTATCGGAGCCGGTGATCCTTGCGTTCGCGACCGGCAACGAGTTCATCACCCTGCCGCTGATTGCCGAGAAAGTGAAGACTCTCTTCGAGGGCAGGCAAAAGGATCCCGGTGACCCCGGCGGAAACGACAGCGGCCGGGCCGCAGGTCCGCACCCGGATCCGGCCCGGGAGGATATCCAGTCCCAGACCGGGATCCTGGTACCGATAGCCTATACCTTCCCGATGCTGGGCGAACTCGCCCCCCTGTTGTTTATCCTCTTCGTTGCCTGGAGTTACCAGAGCCCGCTGGATCTCTTCCAGCAGGCAGAGCTCATCCTCGTAGGGATCCCCACCATGTTCGGGTCAGCCAATCTCGCGGTGATGCCGCTCCTCTCCCTTCTGCATCTCCCGACCGATGCCTACCACCTGTTCGTCAGTGCGGGCGTGATACACTACTCCATCGTTGCCCCCTTGACGGTAATGTCGATCTTCACGTTCACGATCCTCACTCTCACCCTTACTACGAACCAGGCCAGGTTCCGGTGGAAGCGGGCGGCCCTCTCCCTCGCGGTTGTTGCCGGGCTTGGAGCCCTCATGATTTTCGGGCTGCATGCCGGTTTTACCTCTCTGCTGGCCGGCACTTACCATGACGATGAGCAGATCTCCCACATCCAGATGCCACCCGACATTTCGGGAAAACCGCTGGACCGCATTGTGAACACAACGGTTTACCTCAGGAGAGCGGATGTTCCGCCCATCGATCCCACGAAGTACGGGAGCGCAGACGAGGTCCGGCAGATCCGGGAGCGGGGAGTTCTCCGGGTCGGGTACAACGAGAACAATGTCCCCTTTGCCTTCTTCAACGGGCGGGGCGAGCTGGTGGGATACGATATCGAGATGGCCTATGACCTGGCCCGGGAACTGAATGTATCGCGGATCGAGTTCGTCCCGCTCACGAAGCCTTCCGAGATGCCCGAAGCCCTCGAGAGCGGCTACTGTGACATTGTCATGTGCGCCGTGATGGTGAACCGGGACCGGATCGAGCAGCTGAAATTCACCGATCCCTATGTTGACGTCCATCTTGCGTTCGTTGTCCCGGACGGGACAAAGGAGAAGTTTGTGAAGCTGGAGGACGTGCAGAAGATGGACGGGCTGAAAGTTGCGGTGTACAACAACACGGGGCTTGTCGATATCGCACGGCAGCGGCTTCCTCTCGCAACGATCGTCCCGATCGATTCGGCGAATGAGTTCTTCGAGGATCGCAAGGCAGATGTCCTGATGATTCCCGCCGAGGAAGGGTATACCCTGACCCTGAAGTATCCGTTCTACGATGTGGCGATTGTTGAACCCCACGATGTCTACAAGATGATGTACGCGTACGCGGTTGCGAAGAACAGCAGCGAATCCTATCTTATGGCGCTGAACTACTGGATCCGGATGGAGAAGGACTACGGCCTGCTGGACCAGAAGTACGATTACTGGGTGCAGGGGAAGATCCCGAGTACGGATGAACCCCGCTGGTCCGTGATGCGGAACGTGCTGCACTGGGTGAACTAA
- a CDS encoding PEGA domain-containing protein codes for MPLRHLKSVILVTFLLLLAMHVQGLVNDGRIFVTSTPTGAVACIDTVYCDTTDATFTVSGNAWHSVAVTNKGYAPWSGSVFVVSGQSNLVDAELSLNPSATIIQVDVTPGGGTVCLDTSQCHANVGTAGSSGSTQFAGATEGYHTITVQSPAGYQDYYTPVYVNLAKITFVTINLNPRISPVTPIIVTPTPGTGIVQVYVDHTGSTVCLDNSNCRTNVGGTASSATGTTLFYNVTTSYVHSISVTADGFIPYASQVSVTKDLITTVDVSLQPLVVDTTTPVRTPAGFSIL; via the coding sequence ATGCCACTCAGACATTTGAAAAGCGTGATACTCGTCACGTTCCTCCTCCTCCTCGCCATGCATGTTCAGGGCCTTGTCAACGACGGCAGGATTTTCGTCACTTCGACGCCTACGGGCGCCGTCGCGTGTATCGATACGGTGTACTGCGATACCACGGATGCAACCTTCACGGTTTCCGGCAATGCCTGGCACTCGGTCGCTGTCACGAATAAAGGGTACGCGCCATGGTCCGGCTCTGTGTTTGTGGTCTCCGGCCAGAGCAACCTGGTTGATGCAGAGCTGAGTCTCAATCCGTCCGCCACCATTATCCAGGTCGATGTAACACCGGGCGGCGGGACCGTCTGCCTCGACACCAGCCAGTGCCACGCGAACGTGGGAACGGCAGGCAGCTCCGGCAGCACGCAGTTTGCAGGCGCGACCGAAGGTTACCACACGATAACGGTCCAAAGCCCGGCCGGCTACCAGGATTACTATACGCCGGTGTACGTGAACCTTGCAAAAATCACCTTTGTCACCATTAACCTGAATCCGCGTATCTCCCCGGTAACTCCCATCATTGTTACTCCCACCCCGGGAACCGGCATAGTCCAGGTCTATGTTGACCATACAGGAAGCACCGTCTGCCTGGATAACTCGAACTGCAGGACGAATGTTGGCGGGACTGCCTCTTCGGCAACCGGCACTACGCTCTTTTACAATGTAACAACGAGCTACGTGCATTCGATCAGTGTTACCGCAGACGGGTTCATACCCTATGCCAGCCAGGTCTCGGTCACCAAGGACCTGATCACGACCGTGGATGTATCCCTGCAGCCGCTCGTGGTTGATACAACGACCCCGGTACGCACACCAGCGGGATTCAGCATCCTGTAA
- a CDS encoding MFS transporter, with translation MEPGPSGTPANGYMLLTVSIALANFMAAFDSTIVTIALPVIAKIFSLPAGMAGWVITVYVLVMAAFVLVFGKLSDVIGYRNIFLYGFAIFTAASFACGFLPEFVTSFPLFLALRAIQAVGAVMFVAVGPAMISAYVPMELKGRAMGTTFAFAALGMTLAPVIGGVLTQYLSWNWIFYINIPIGIFALLLGAKVIPVPADKKQPAHGFDIAGAVFIGTGLAFLLYAMSEGPSTGWTNPVILGCIVVALLALCAFIRCELTAPDPLLDLRLLKQKHFFLTNLAIVLVMVANVGILYLFPFYLQLVQGYTPSVAGLIFTALSVAVMAGGIVGGMLYNRTGARRLNIISGVLVIAGYLLFTGVRPGSPVLYDVLCLALTGAGLGMLLTSASTMTMTAVPKKYQGMVSGFICLERFAPITIGIALFTIAFVGGMNAAAPGSGVADKVLVSIPVDVLQAGFSQAFFFGCLVSIVLLAVAVLARQEIHPDYLPVPGDTTSRKQT, from the coding sequence ATGGAACCAGGCCCGTCAGGTACTCCCGCAAACGGGTATATGCTCCTGACAGTCTCGATCGCGCTCGCCAATTTTATGGCGGCTTTCGATTCAACCATTGTCACCATTGCCCTCCCGGTGATCGCGAAGATCTTCAGCCTCCCGGCAGGCATGGCGGGCTGGGTGATCACCGTCTACGTGCTGGTCATGGCCGCGTTCGTCCTGGTTTTCGGCAAACTCTCGGACGTGATCGGGTACAGGAACATCTTCCTGTACGGGTTCGCCATCTTCACGGCCGCATCCTTTGCCTGCGGGTTCCTCCCGGAGTTCGTCACTTCCTTCCCGCTCTTCCTTGCCCTGCGTGCAATCCAGGCTGTCGGTGCGGTCATGTTCGTCGCGGTCGGGCCGGCCATGATCTCTGCCTATGTTCCGATGGAACTGAAAGGCAGGGCAATGGGCACAACCTTTGCATTTGCAGCCCTCGGCATGACCCTTGCACCGGTTATCGGCGGGGTGCTTACGCAGTACCTCTCCTGGAACTGGATCTTTTATATCAACATCCCCATAGGGATTTTTGCCCTGCTTCTCGGGGCAAAGGTGATCCCGGTACCAGCGGATAAAAAACAGCCGGCACACGGGTTTGACATTGCCGGTGCTGTGTTCATCGGAACCGGGCTTGCATTCCTGCTCTATGCCATGTCGGAAGGACCCTCCACCGGATGGACCAATCCGGTAATTCTCGGGTGCATTGTCGTCGCACTGCTCGCGCTGTGTGCCTTCATCCGGTGCGAGCTTACCGCTCCTGACCCCCTGCTCGACCTGCGCCTGCTGAAGCAGAAACATTTCTTCCTCACCAACCTGGCCATCGTCCTCGTCATGGTCGCTAACGTAGGGATCCTTTACCTCTTCCCCTTCTATCTCCAGCTCGTGCAGGGCTACACGCCATCGGTTGCCGGGCTGATCTTCACGGCGCTCTCGGTAGCCGTCATGGCCGGGGGGATAGTCGGCGGGATGCTCTACAACCGCACGGGTGCCCGGCGACTCAACATTATTTCCGGGGTACTCGTAATTGCAGGGTATCTCCTCTTTACCGGTGTCCGGCCCGGTTCACCGGTCCTGTACGATGTACTCTGCCTGGCCCTGACCGGGGCCGGGCTCGGCATGCTCCTGACCTCGGCATCGACCATGACGATGACAGCAGTCCCGAAAAAGTACCAGGGCATGGTCTCGGGATTCATCTGCCTGGAACGGTTCGCACCGATCACCATCGGGATAGCCCTCTTCACTATCGCCTTTGTCGGGGGTATGAACGCTGCCGCTCCCGGCAGCGGGGTTGCAGACAAAGTCCTGGTGAGTATCCCGGTTGACGTGCTCCAGGCCGGGTTTTCGCAGGCATTCTTCTTCGGGTGCCTTGTCAGCATTGTCCTTCTCGCGGTTGCCGTCCTTGCACGCCAGGAGATCCATCCGGACTACCTGCCGGTACCGGGCGATACAACGAGCCGGAAGCAGACCTGA